One genomic window of Gossypium hirsutum isolate 1008001.06 chromosome D11, Gossypium_hirsutum_v2.1, whole genome shotgun sequence includes the following:
- the LOC107912822 gene encoding receptor homology region, transmembrane domain- and RING domain-containing protein 1, with product MTMREALLGFSILLIFIAYFIEFSSAIVVFEPFSISFPDLPAKFARGNNTAVCGALQVADPSDACTPLRNEFGSNKTGPTRFALIIRGNCSFEEKIRKAQSGGFSAAIVYDDQDRGSLVSMMANPTGIKILAVFVSKSAGEFLKDHAKGEKGECCIYLRPNSKALTIFVICFVSLLVIAAFLVIALMPPRILSNWRRRNLVKSVDSKTVEALPCVAFGSARLSQCHTGETCAICLEDYKDGEILKILPCQHDFHSSCVESWLTKWGTFCPVCKHDMITKTAYSEIKRSSTGDAHLPWI from the exons ATGACAATGAGAGAAGCTCTGCTTGGATTTTCTATTttgttaatatttattgcttatttCATCGAATTTTCGTCTGCTATCGTTGTATTTGAGCCTTTCTCCATTTCCTTCCCCGACCTTCCCGCCAAATTCG CTCGTGGGAATAACACTGCCGTCTGCGGCGCCCTTCAAGTGGCGGATCCCTCGGATGCTTGTACACCGCTCCGAAATGAATTTGGATCCAACAAAACGGGCCCGACAAGGTTTGCTTTGATAATCAGAGGCAATTGTTCTTTCGAGGAAAAAATTCGAAAAGCTCAAAGCGGGGGTTTTTCTGCTGCAATTGTTTATGATGATCAAGATAGAGGCAGTTTAGTTTCCA TGATGGCGAACCCTACAGGAATCAAAATTCTTGCGGTTTTTGTTTCTAAATCTGCTGGTGAATTTTTGAAAGATCATGCTAAAGGGGAGAAAGGGGAATGCTGCATTTATCTGCGGCCAAATAGCAAGGCCTTGACaatttttgttatatgtttcGTATCACTTCTCGTTATAGCAGCTTTCCTGGTGATAGCCTTGATGCCTCCCAGAATTTTGTCGAATTGGCGAAGAAGAAATTTAGTAAAAAGTGTGGATAGTAAGAcagttgaagctcttccttgtgTTGCGTTTGGCTCTGCTCGCTTGAGTCAGTGCCATACCGGAGAAACTTGTGCTATTTGCCTTGAGGATTATAAGGATGGAGAGATTCTTAAAATTCTCCCCTGTCAACATG ATTTTCATTCAAGCTGTGTGGAGTCTTGGCTGACAAAGTGGGGGACATTCTGCCCTGTATGCAAACATGATATGATAACCAAAACCGCGTATTCTGAG ATCAAGAGGAGCAGCACTGGCGATGCTCATTTGCCTTGGATTTAA